The Triticum urartu cultivar G1812 chromosome 6, Tu2.1, whole genome shotgun sequence genome includes the window TTCTTGCAAAAAAGGAAGAGGGATAGAATGATATTGATGTGCGAAAAAACTATAGATCTTAGTTTCGTAGTCGATCTTCAAAGTCAGTTTCTGGTGAAAGAAAGTTTTGCGAACTAATTAGTGCACACATGGTGGTCTTAGAGCATGTCCAACGGATGACTTATTGCAGCCTAAAATGATTTTAGGGCAGGAGAGAGAAGGTTTTTAGGCACCGCGACAACAAGGCTTTTACACATGCTTAAAAATTGTTGCCCAATTTTTTTTGGCCTTCTTCAGTTATCAAACAGTTTTAAGCATGTTCAACACAATTAATCCAGAACAGACAATATCAAACTCATCTACAAACACAATATCTTCCACCACAATCCACTCCTATATCACaacaaaaaacagaaaaaataTTACCTCAAAGGCTTTCTATCGAACACCTAACATGCACATAGGGAATTGAATATCAACCAACGTAGCTCGAGGATTGTAAATAGTAGTTATGTTGCTAAAAGGATGGCTTGCGAGAATATGTGACACATACTAATACTATGTTTTAGAACATTTGAGAGCTCTTGAGAGTATATTGATATTGATTTGCACAAACTACTACAAATGTGAGCTTTGGAAGCAAAAAACTATTGAGGTACCACTAAACACAACTAAAAACAGCTTTCTCGCACCTTTTCTTCCACTCCACCAATGACAAGATTGTAGTggctactactccctccgtccgggtttattaggcctaaAGACAACTTCTCTTAGACTAAGACACATAGTAATTTTCTCACATTAATTCTTTCATTCCACTCCCAATgcactctctcacatgcatgcagccAATAAAAAAGCAGGCATGAAGTGTATTAATTTTCCAGCCATGACACCAACAACAATTGCTTTCAATGCAGCCAATgaaatggttgcatgcatgcacctttCCAAAGCGGGCCTTATAAAAGGGGACATGCTTGTGATGTTGAgaggcctaataaacccggacggagggagtatttggcAATTTGACTTATTGACTAACCTAGGGATTCGTATTACTTCTGCTACTTCTGGCGAGTTGGCTACTGTTGTCTCTGATGTAGGAATTCCAGCCCACGGAGCAAGATGATGAGCGGTCTGTCACTCATGGGCCACCGTTCACGTCGAAGAACACATAAAACGCCATCACTCCTACATCGACCTCAATCATGACTACATCCGGTTTTCTAGGGTTCCCATTAAGGGCAAGATCTTTGGGTGGCTACTTTTCAGAGATAGGGTCAACTCGAAGGAAAACTTGCACCACAAGCATATTGTAGACCGATGCATGCCCTAGATGCGACGCCCCATGCGGGGATGCTGCCCTCATTGCTCTACACTGCCCAGCCGCCGCTCAGGTGTGGATTCATTTGGGCATTCGGCACCCACCTCCCTCGACAGAATTTGGGAGACTGCATCACCACTTGGCCTTGACCCCAACATTTCGCCCTTCGTTGCTCTCACCATCCTCTGGAAATTTTGGGACTCAAGCAAAGCGCTCATCGTCCACGACGAGCATCATCTCTCAAGGACTAGGACTAGGAACATTGTATTTGACTTCTCACTCTGCATCTTTAGATTCAAAGACACTGCATCACAGACACGGCGGGAAAGCTACCTTTCTTCTACGGAAtagataaatcccgaacgttcggGATTTAAGCATGTCACCCTGAACGTTTTTTGACGGCAATTTTAGTTGCTGCAAGGTGGCAACTTTAGTTGTTAACACATGGGATTTTTTGTCAGAAAATTGCCAAGTTTGTCAACATCGCCTTAACTAAAGTTGCCATGAAAAGAGTTCGGATTAGCATGCTTAAAAATCGAACGTTCGGGACTTATTGAGGTCCTTCTTCTATGCTTGATCCTCTCTTGTAAAGTAAACATTGATGGTTCGGTGGTAATATATTCATGTTGAGAGCTACATCAATCAGGCAGCGTCAAGTGCGGAATTGTGGAAATAAATGTGCACAATAAAACGGCCAGCCACACACATCACTGAGAGTACTATCGCACTGTTGATAAGAGAATCTTATTAACGGAATAAATCAGTGAAGTACACACAAGCTCCACAGCTAGCAGCTAGCCCTATGCTGTGCTAAAATGGAGGTACAGCCATGAGAAGGGTGGAAATAAATGTGCACAACAAACCAGCCTGCCACGGACATCGCCGACAAATCGATGAGAATTCGAAAGAGTCTTGTTGAAGGAGTGACCGGGACATGATATTCCAAACACATAAAAATCTCGAGCAATTGTAACTGGTTTAACTTCATTCTATACATCATTCGAAGCTCGGATGTACTATCATGTAAGTAGTATGGCCTATTCATTCACGGGCGAGGCTGAACGCACATACCTCGGTTGCTCTATTTTCAGGAAAAATGTCAGAAACAAAACAACGAGCAAAAAGGGAAAAGGAACAGATGATTACTGCACTTTGCATTCCTACATGTCCGTGATGCTAACAGGTTCGCTTATAGCCTTCTACAATGGTAACTGTGAGTTAACATCCTGGAGAAGCGAATCGGATACACAGCACTATGAAATTCTTGTACGCGTATATGATTTTGATCAAGGACTAAATCAATCATAACAGTTCTCCTGTTTCAGAGCGGAGCAGATCTGACCTAATAGTAGCATATATGTTCTCTGGACAGAATTACTGCTGAAAACAAAGTACCTACAAAATCTTGTTGCACAATCCTACTACTTCTTAGCTCTCTCGCAGAGTTCTCATGATATCGAACCAGAGAGAAGCGAAATTTACAGGAAAAATATGAATCATGTATACAGAAATTAACAAGTTGGAGTGAGCGGCCCAGCCCACTCCCATGAGACCATGATCCCATCTATACTGTGCATCATGAAGTGATGGGATGGGGGACAGTTCAATGAACAAATGCAGTTAGATGGAATCAGTCTTATTCATGCATGCGGACATGGTCTATGTGCATTCAAAGCCTACATTTCTCCAACACGTTCTTCTCATTTCCCAAGCGAAGTGCTTTTAGACTAATGCGTTAAGTAGCCACAATTAACATCCACCCTCCTATAAATTTGCCACCTTGGTTCTCTCTTCTCATCATCGCAACCTCAAAGCTCTCGTTAAGACAGAGACTTGGTGGCTTGAGTGAGAGATGGCAGCACCGGCAGAGACGATGAACAAGCCCGGCGCCGAGGTTCTCAAGGCACTCACCTCGGTGTTCCAGCCGGGGAAGCTTGCCGTCGAGGCGATTCAGGTGGATGAGAATGCGGCCCCGACACCGCCCATCCCGGTGCTGATCGTCGCACCCAAGGATGCGGGAACCTACCCCGTCGCTATGCTCTTGCACGGCTTCTTCCTCCATAACCACTTCTACGAACACCTTCTCCGGCACGTCGCGTCCCACGGCTTCATCATTGTCGCGCCCCAGGTCGATCGCTACCATCTTCACATGTACAGTATACAGAAATTACCTCAACAATGATGCAGAGACAGAGGGTTTAACCTCAAGTCTCTCTCAGAAGATGATCTGTTGTAACTCTGTATGTATGTTGGCTTGTGGTGATCAACTAACTAATTCTGCACCATTTTGTAGTGCAGTTCAGCATCAGTATCATACCTTCGGGTGACGCCGAGGACATCGCCGCGGCAGCCAAGGTGGCAGACTGGCTCCCCGACGGCCTCCCGTCCGTGCTGCCCAAAGGCGTCGAGCCGGAGCTCTCGAAGCTCGCCTTGGCCGGCCACAGCCGAGGAGGCCACACGGCTTTCTCCTTGGCCCTGGGGCATGCCAAGACCCAGCTAACCTTCTCCGCGCTCATCGGCCTCGACCCCGTCGCCGGCACGGGGAAGTCCTCCCAGCTCCAGCCCAAGATCCTCACCCACGAGCCCTCCTCCTTCGGCATGGCCATGCCGGTGCTGGTCGTCGGCACCGGGCTCGGCGAGGAGAAGAAGAACATATTCTTCCCTCCCTGCGCACCGAGGGACGTGAACCACGCGGAATTCTACCGCGAGTGCAGGCCGCCCTGCTACTACTTTGTGACCAAGGACTACGGGCATCTGGACATGCTGGACGACGGCGCCCCCAAGTTCATCACCTGCGTCTGCAAGGATGGGAACGGGTGCAAGGGCAAGATGAGGAGGTGCGTTGCTGGGATCATGGTGGCATTTCTGAATGCTGCCCTTGGTGGGAAAGATGGAGATCTTGAGGCCATACTGAGAGACCCGGCGGTTGCACCAACCACGCTTGATCCGGTTGAGCACCGCCTGGCGTGAAGCAGCAGCTGGCTCATGCCAAAGTTAGCCTGCCGCAGGTTGGCCCACTAAATAAAGTACAGACGTattccctccgttccaaaatacttgattTCCATTTGTTCAAAAATAGATGTATCTATATAgtaaaacatgtctagatacatctataCTTTGACAAATGAAAGACATGTATTGTGAAACCGAGGGAGTACCTCTAAGCAATTTGCTTCACTTGTTCATGCAAGCTAAaactgctgctgctttagctcttgTGAGCCTGCAATGGTACTTCTGCTCTGTTTCCAGATGTATACTACTCTTGTGAGTATAAATCTTGGTTTTCGTGTCTTGGGCTGGAATATGCCGTCTGATCCCAAGCATACTAGGTGCAGTTCTGATCCTATGGAGAATTTGTAATCTAGTGTCAGACATGTATCTAGTTGACAATGAACAATAACGTACTAAAACAAACGTTGATGCAGAATCAGCATCAAGTAATCTATTAATACATGCTACATCATGTGGATggatttactccctccgttccgaattactcgtcatagaaatagatgtatctagatgtattttagttctagatacatccacttttacgacgagtaatttggaacggagggagtacattcaAGGGAAAGGGGGATTGATACAAAATCAGGCTACCCTAGGCGTTTACTCGAGTGATACACAACACCATTTTCTGTAGCTGCGTTCTCCACGCCACGACGCACCACAGTTCGGTTTCATCAGTTGCTCAGGCCACTAGCGGGCCGCCCCTATTTTTGTCAGCCTAGTGAGCTTTCCATTCCTTGTGCAACTGGCAGTAATTGTAGTTATATCTTGTTGCAGTGTCATACTAGTTATTTGGCATAACGTTGCAGTAGTGATCATATGAAAAATTGCTTTGTTGGAGTTGACAAGACTGCTGAGCTATTTAATCCTCGTATCTTTGCGATTTATGTATCAGTTGTTCAACTGGTAACTGTCCTCTGATACATCAATATCAAGAAATGATCCTAGTACCTGAACCATCAAGCTACCGGCTGAAAAGAAAAACGAGAGTCAATATTCTCGCTGTGGGAACTACTCCCTCCTGTAGGAAATCTATAAGGTGTTAATTTATTATCCAAGTTTGAAGTACAATATTACAAATCACAATCACAAGAAAGTACTTTTGAAAAAAACATAACCTTATTGTGCCTCAACATAATCCACATATTCTCAGATTAGTTGTTGGTCAAATTTAAACTTGGATGGCCAAACTACGGCCTATATTTCCAAACAGTGAAGGACATTGATGGTTTATACTGCAACTAGTCATTAACTTTCATCATTGAAAATTTGTAATGCAGAATGTAGCTGAGAATGTGGTGACTGGTGAATAAGTACCTATGATGAAGATAGCTCCAATAAGTCAAGTAATGCCCCATCTGTCGTCTTGGAAGGGTCGTCTGGTGCACTTGATTTTCTTTGTGCCGGTCGTCAACTATGAAGCCAGTTTCTTTGCCAAAGGCATCTCGGTCGGATCAACAACGACTTTATATGCAGCGAAATCCACCTCTGCAATGCTTGCATCTGCCATGCTGGCATTTAGATTCGCAATTTCTTATGCGCGTTTCGGGCCGCCTGAGTTCGTAATCACACCCTTGGGGCTTGGCACTTTAAGCTTCAAGTACACTAGCATGGACGGGCCATACTTCGCGTACGCCGGCCGACCGAAGATGGCGTGATACTCACTCTTGAAGTTGACGACCACAAAGGACAGGGACTCTTTGCGGTAGTTCTTCTCATCGTCCAATACAACTGGCAAGGAAATTTGAACGGGTGGTTTGGCACGCATGCCAGGGACCACCCCATGGAAGGTCATCCCAGTCGGATTAAGCTTCGACTGGGGAATTCCTATTTTGTCCAATATACTTGTGTACAAAATGTTCAGTCCAGCTCCTCTATCCATCAGCATGTTCCGCAGTCGGACCCCATTGACGAGTGGGTCGACCACGAGAGCTTGGCGTCCGACATAAGATATATGTGCCGGGTGATCCAGACGGTCAAAGGTGATGGGCGTCTCTGACCAGTTCAGATAATTGGGGACAGCCGGGCCACCATATTGACCTCCTGAGTGCGTACTTTGCGCACTCGATTGATCTCCAGGCCCGTAAAGATCAGTAGGATTGCCTTCTCACCGGGGTATCCATCCGAGTTGCAGTCCTCTGGCCAGCCGTGTGACGAGGATGGTCCCTCATGGGATCCGACTGCGCGAAGCTAGCCGGTCAGAGACTATGAGATGAGCTCATTCTGTGCGACCCCCATCTTCAGGAAGGTGGATAGTTGTCGTATGCCGTCTGCGATGGCCCCGTTAGCAGGCTGTTGGATACCATCAGCCAGCTTGGTCGCCGCCCGGACATTGTCAGTCGGGGTGCCAAGGATTCGGAGATCACCGGGGCCTTCGACTACAAAATTGTTGTTTAAGTCCCACCCTCATGGGATTACCGAAGGGTCAGGGCGCCGCGGCCGACTCATGTCCAGCAGATCATGCTCCCGAACCGGGCACGCCCCACCAGAATCTCATGGCGTGGGCCTCAAGGGCCTTGTCAGTCGGCGAATCACCCGGAATGGGGGTGAGATGGACCCGCTCGGCCACCTCACGATGTTCTCTGGTGGCCGGGGTCCTCATCAGCTGCGCTTCCACCGATTGCTGTAGTTGGGTCCGCAGCAGCCTTCCCGCGACTCGGTTCAGGCGGTGGCgtgatgataacccacaagtataggggatcgcaacagttttcgagggtaaagtatttaacccaaatttattgattcgacataaggggagccaaagaatactctcaagtattagcagctgagatgtcaattcaaccacagctgaaaacttagtatctgcagcaaagtatttagtagcaaaataatatgatagtagtggaaacggtagcaaaaggtaacagcagtaaaagtaatatttttggtattttgtagtgaggatagcaatagcaacggaaaagtaaataagcgaagaacaatatataaaaagctcgtaggcaatggatcagtgatggagaattatgccggatgcggttcatcatgtaacagtcataacctagggtgacacagaactagctccagttcatcaatgtaatgtaggcatgtattccgaatatagtcatacgtgcttatggaaaagaacttgcatgacatcttttgtcctaccctcccgtggcagcggggtccttacggaaactaagggatattaatgtctccttttaatagagcaccggaacaaagcattaacacatagtgaatacatgaactcctcaaactacggtcatcaccggtaagtatcccgattattgtcacttcggggttaacggatcataacacataataggtgactatagacttacaagataggatcaagaacactcatatattgatgaaaacataataggttcagatctgaaatcatggcactcgggccctagtgacaagcattaaacatagcaaagtcatagcaacatcaatctcagaacatagtggatactagggatcaaaccctaacaaaactaactcgattacatgatagatcccatccaacccatcaccatccagcaagcctacgatggaattactcacgcacagcggtgagcatgatgaaattggtgatggaggatggttgatgatgacgatggcgacggattcccctctccggagcc containing:
- the LOC125515469 gene encoding chlorophyllase-1-like, which translates into the protein MAAPAETMNKPGAEVLKALTSVFQPGKLAVEAIQVDENAAPTPPIPVLIVAPKDAGTYPVAMLLHGFFLHNHFYEHLLRHVASHGFIIVAPQFSISIIPSGDAEDIAAAAKVADWLPDGLPSVLPKGVEPELSKLALAGHSRGGHTAFSLALGHAKTQLTFSALIGLDPVAGTGKSSQLQPKILTHEPSSFGMAMPVLVVGTGLGEEKKNIFFPPCAPRDVNHAEFYRECRPPCYYFVTKDYGHLDMLDDGAPKFITCVCKDGNGCKGKMRRCVAGIMVAFLNAALGGKDGDLEAILRDPAVAPTTLDPVEHRLA